From Schistocerca cancellata isolate TAMUIC-IGC-003103 chromosome 6, iqSchCanc2.1, whole genome shotgun sequence, a single genomic window includes:
- the LOC126191317 gene encoding cytochrome c oxidase subunit 5A, mitochondrial-like: MMRTVALRLHSSLRGLAFKNRAACSAIPSRLMSSHTETDEEFDARYEAFFNREDIDGWEVRKAMNDLVGFDLVPEPKIINAALRACRRINDYALAVRFLESVKDKCGSKVEEIYPYVIQEIRPTLEELGINTPEELGYDKPELALQSVYDM, translated from the coding sequence ATGATGCGAACGGTTGCTCTTAGACTACATTCATCTTTACGGGGCCTGGCATTCAAAAACCGGGCGGCGTGCTCTGCCATTCCATCACGTTTAATGTCGTCGCACACCGAAACAGACGAAGAATTTGATGCTCGGTATGAGGCATTTTTTAACAGGGAGGATATTGATGGCTGGGAGGTGCGCAAGGCAATGAATGACCTTGTTGGTTTTGACCTGGTACCAGAGCCAAAAATTATAAATGCAGCATTGAGGGCATGCCGTAGAATAAATGATTATGCCCTCGCGGTAAGGTTCCTGGAGTCCGTAAAGGATAAGTGTGGGAGCAAAGTCGAAGAAATTTATCCATACGTAATACAAGAAATCCGACCGACGTTGGAAGAGCTCGGAATCAACACTCCTGAAGAACTTGGTTATGACAAACCAGAATTAGCATTGCAGAGTGTGTATGATATGTAG